A genome region from Methanobacterium aggregans includes the following:
- a CDS encoding glycosyltransferase family 4 protein — MKILMTSIVDLRKSQHNRPHQFVKHLSKNHEVTVLSINDWWKGSQTDMNSYSSDLNDFLQNVDIRYLTDTKVSPVLQELFFTREIKKLSKEDFDVHFNYNSLITGSRFSKDFKTVFDLADDLPEMIAHSPQIPGFLKGIGKWMGERYLKRDIEQAELVTLTTETLKETYNVPDEKSVIIPNGVNTENFKNVVNAKEELGIEGFIVGYVGVLREWVDLEPVLRALKELPEDIKLLVVGSEGEFQENRELAARSGLGDRVIFTGMVPYSRVPLYISAMDVGLIPFKTNGIANNALPIKLFEYMACEKPVISTELTPVTSKFNNNVLYASNSEEYLQCIELLHNDEELRRRMGKKGRKIVLSGYDWEFISKKLEDVLKEVC; from the coding sequence ATGAAAATTTTAATGACATCCATAGTGGACCTCAGAAAGTCCCAGCACAACAGACCCCACCAGTTTGTTAAGCACCTCTCAAAAAATCATGAGGTCACGGTGCTGAGCATAAACGACTGGTGGAAGGGCAGTCAAACAGATATGAACTCCTACTCCTCTGATCTAAATGATTTTCTCCAAAACGTGGACATTCGATACCTCACAGACACAAAGGTGTCCCCGGTACTTCAGGAGCTCTTCTTCACAAGGGAGATAAAAAAGCTTTCAAAGGAAGATTTTGATGTTCACTTCAATTACAACAGCCTTATAACAGGGTCCCGATTTTCAAAGGACTTTAAAACAGTTTTCGACCTTGCAGATGATCTGCCTGAGATGATTGCTCACTCACCTCAGATACCTGGCTTCCTGAAGGGAATTGGGAAATGGATGGGTGAAAGATACCTTAAAAGGGACATAGAACAGGCAGAGCTGGTCACTCTAACAACTGAAACTCTTAAGGAAACCTATAATGTTCCTGATGAAAAATCTGTGATCATACCCAATGGTGTTAACACTGAAAACTTCAAAAATGTTGTGAATGCCAAGGAGGAACTGGGAATTGAAGGATTCATAGTGGGATACGTTGGAGTGTTAAGGGAATGGGTTGATCTTGAACCTGTTTTAAGGGCGCTGAAGGAACTTCCAGAGGATATCAAACTCCTTGTTGTTGGTAGTGAGGGTGAATTCCAGGAGAACAGGGAACTTGCAGCAAGATCCGGCCTGGGAGACCGGGTGATATTCACGGGCATGGTGCCATACTCCAGGGTTCCTCTCTACATATCTGCAATGGATGTGGGTTTAATACCATTTAAAACCAACGGCATAGCAAACAATGCCCTACCAATAAAACTCTTTGAGTACATGGCGTGTGAAAAACCAGTTATATCCACAGAACTTACACCTGTAACATCAAAATTCAATAACAATGTATTGTACGCTTCAAACTCCGAGGAATACTTGCAGTGCATAGAACTCCTTCACAACGATGAAGAACTCCGGAGAAGAATGGGCAAAAAGGGAAGAAAAATTGTTCTATCAGGCTACGACTGGGAATTCATTTCAAAGAAGCTTGAGGATGTGCTGAAGGAAGTGTGTTAA
- a CDS encoding tetratricopeptide repeat protein: MGRKETSEFFEKAKSLHENNEFETALSYYSKALNLFREWGDVEDEADVLLEMGSVYMDLEDYMKSAEFYETSLKRYKKLKDLTGQGYSLTGLALVNEKLEEYEVSRSYYRKAIKKFRKNKDHEREAIVLSMMARTYEFQGSWEDALMDYRRANSVYEKIQDISGTEETLRLIETIKEKRSRVRSFKRKVVIVLLYLAALVAAETVTAHYSMELGLVMHAGILFALLFHSALVREQNFSYLLMSMMALPMIRIIGLSIPLINIKQLYWFPIIAVPLFGSSYVIMKVQGLGLKNVGFQWGNLKLQILIALTGVILGTVEYFILKPPALIPHFTLQWVLFGALILLISTGFAEELLFRGIIQKNVENVFGCAFGLIYTSLIFTTMHIGWNSFPDLIFVFLVAMFYGYAFQKTRSLLGITLSHGISNTLLFLIVPFLVG; this comes from the coding sequence ATGGGGAGAAAGGAAACATCTGAATTCTTTGAAAAAGCAAAGAGTTTACATGAAAACAATGAATTTGAAACTGCATTATCATATTACAGTAAAGCTTTGAACTTATTCCGGGAATGGGGAGATGTTGAAGATGAAGCAGATGTCCTCCTTGAAATGGGCAGCGTGTACATGGACCTTGAAGATTACATGAAATCTGCAGAGTTCTATGAAACTTCACTGAAGCGTTACAAAAAACTTAAGGACCTTACAGGTCAGGGATACTCCTTAACAGGTTTGGCCCTGGTGAATGAAAAACTTGAGGAATACGAGGTTTCAAGATCCTACTACAGGAAGGCCATTAAAAAGTTCAGGAAGAACAAGGACCATGAGAGGGAGGCAATAGTTCTGTCCATGATGGCAAGAACCTATGAATTCCAGGGCTCATGGGAAGATGCCTTGATGGATTACAGAAGGGCAAACAGTGTCTACGAAAAGATCCAGGACATATCCGGCACTGAAGAAACACTCAGATTGATTGAAACCATTAAGGAGAAACGATCTCGTGTTCGTTCTTTTAAACGAAAGGTTGTAATTGTATTGTTATACCTTGCAGCACTCGTAGCTGCTGAAACTGTTACTGCACATTACAGCATGGAACTGGGCCTTGTAATGCATGCAGGAATACTTTTCGCACTTCTATTCCACTCTGCACTCGTCAGGGAGCAGAACTTCTCCTATCTTCTCATGTCCATGATGGCACTGCCGATGATACGTATCATAGGACTTTCAATCCCGCTTATAAATATAAAACAGCTTTACTGGTTCCCAATAATAGCAGTTCCCCTCTTCGGATCTTCCTATGTTATAATGAAGGTTCAGGGACTTGGACTTAAAAATGTAGGTTTTCAGTGGGGAAACCTGAAGCTGCAGATACTCATAGCCTTGACAGGGGTTATCCTTGGAACAGTTGAGTACTTCATACTCAAACCACCTGCCCTTATACCTCACTTCACACTACAATGGGTATTATTTGGTGCACTGATCCTCCTCATATCCACAGGATTTGCAGAGGAACTGCTCTTCAGGGGAATAATTCAGAAGAACGTTGAAAATGTTTTTGGATGTGCATTTGGACTGATTTACACTTCTTTAATATTCACAACCATGCACATAGGCTGGAACTCCTTTCCTGATCTGATATTCGTGTTCTTGGTGGCAATGTTCTATGGTTACGCCTTCCAGAAGACGCGCAGTCTGCTGGGCATAACCCTGTCCCACGGAATTTCAAACACTTTACTGTTTTTGATCGTGCCATTTTTAGTGGGTTGA
- a CDS encoding flippase yields MSEYKLFVQRIGLVGITNILVAISSLILLPILTKNFSIGEYGIWVQITTTIGLMPNIATLGLPYTMVRFLSAEKDENRIREGFYSISAVVLVSTFIISVLMFIFAQNIANGILGGDVQLAMVLAVIIFFACLNAFLLNYFRTFQQMKRYSIFLLIQTYLGVFIVSYFALMGFSIYTAALGLLAANITTLIVMLPFIISNIGFKIPKFSNMREYLSFGLPTVPSNLSYWITDSSDRYVIGIFLGTAFVGYYSPGYTLGNIIMLILAPFTLLLPSVLPKYYEDNNMEQVDVFLKYSLKYFLLVAIPSAVGLSLLSKPILNILTTTEIAANGYLITPFVALSAILIGIYGITSNILVLEKKTKIIGTVWIICAILNLGLNIIMVPYLGILGAAAVTLISYVVAFSIMLYYSNKFFTFDFNVKFIIKSIISSILIAVIIILSRPEGILNIAIVVVVCAAVYFASIILLKGVEKSEFKFFKNMLNE; encoded by the coding sequence TTGAGTGAATACAAACTCTTTGTACAGCGAATAGGTCTTGTGGGAATAACCAACATACTAGTAGCCATCAGTTCTTTGATATTGCTTCCAATATTGACAAAAAATTTTTCAATCGGAGAGTATGGTATCTGGGTTCAGATAACTACAACTATTGGTTTAATGCCCAACATCGCCACATTGGGATTACCCTACACAATGGTGAGATTTTTATCTGCAGAAAAAGATGAAAATAGAATAAGAGAAGGTTTCTATTCCATTTCAGCTGTTGTTCTGGTTTCAACATTTATAATATCAGTTTTAATGTTCATATTCGCACAAAACATAGCCAATGGCATATTGGGCGGTGATGTTCAATTAGCCATGGTTTTAGCTGTGATAATATTCTTTGCATGTTTAAATGCATTTTTACTCAACTACTTCCGAACCTTCCAGCAGATGAAAAGATATTCCATATTTCTATTGATACAAACGTATTTGGGAGTTTTTATTGTATCTTACTTTGCATTGATGGGATTCAGTATTTACACAGCTGCATTAGGACTCCTCGCTGCTAACATCACCACCTTAATTGTCATGCTACCATTCATAATTTCAAATATAGGCTTTAAAATTCCAAAATTCAGTAATATGAGAGAATATCTTTCTTTTGGACTTCCAACTGTTCCCAGTAACTTATCTTACTGGATAACTGATTCCAGCGACCGTTACGTAATAGGAATATTTTTAGGAACAGCTTTTGTTGGTTATTATTCACCAGGTTACACTCTTGGAAACATTATAATGTTAATACTCGCCCCGTTCACACTTTTACTTCCTTCAGTTCTTCCAAAGTACTATGAAGATAATAATATGGAACAGGTTGATGTATTTTTAAAGTATTCACTTAAATATTTCCTTTTAGTTGCAATACCATCTGCTGTTGGATTATCCCTGCTTTCAAAACCCATTTTAAATATACTCACAACAACGGAAATAGCTGCAAACGGATACCTTATAACTCCATTTGTTGCTTTAAGTGCTATTTTGATTGGAATTTATGGAATAACAAGTAACATATTAGTATTAGAAAAGAAAACAAAAATAATAGGAACTGTATGGATAATCTGTGCTATTTTAAATCTTGGTTTGAATATTATTATGGTTCCGTACCTGGGAATACTCGGTGCTGCGGCAGTTACCTTAATTTCATATGTAGTAGCCTTTTCAATCATGCTTTATTATTCAAACAAATTCTTCACATTTGATTTTAACGTGAAATTTATAATAAAAAGTATCATATCTTCTATTTTAATAGCAGTGATCATTATTTTAAGCAGACCTGAGGGAATTTTAAACATTGCAATTGTGGTTGTAGTCTGCGCTGCAGTTTACTTTGCATCCATTATATTACTAAAGGGAGTGGAAAAAAGTGAATTTAAATTCTTTAAAAATATGTTAAATGAGTGA
- a CDS encoding Gfo/Idh/MocA family protein translates to MVKKVLFVGMGSIGLRHLKNLKKIMKSSETAALRSSNRNILGEYSELIDHEFYSVEDAKKFNADIVFITNPTSLHVETALQFIDNVKGMFIEKPLSDSIESAEKLVKNADTIMHVACPLRFHPVTKFLKNYFNSTNKIKSIHIHSGSYLPSWRPGQDYKKTYSAQKELGGGVALDLIHEIDLVRWIFGDVSEGYFGSTKISDLELDVEDTAYGIWKLKNGALCEIHLDYYRKIPKREIEIVTENSVIHADLLSSKVKICEKTGEEKTHHFDFDRNDMYIEEMEYFLDIIVNGVKSFNDTPFAIETLKYALYMRNNAGVVIQ, encoded by the coding sequence TTGGTAAAAAAGGTTTTATTCGTTGGAATGGGATCCATTGGATTGAGGCATCTGAAAAATCTCAAAAAGATTATGAAGTCATCTGAAACCGCTGCTTTAAGGTCCAGTAACAGAAATATTCTTGGGGAGTATTCTGAATTAATTGATCATGAATTTTACAGCGTTGAAGATGCTAAAAAGTTCAATGCTGATATTGTATTCATAACGAATCCAACTTCACTTCATGTTGAAACAGCACTCCAATTTATTGATAACGTGAAAGGAATGTTCATAGAAAAGCCCCTTTCAGATAGTATTGAAAGTGCTGAAAAACTCGTTAAAAACGCAGATACAATCATGCATGTTGCATGTCCCTTAAGATTTCATCCAGTTACGAAATTCCTTAAAAATTATTTTAATAGTACCAATAAAATTAAGAGCATCCATATACATTCTGGATCCTATCTTCCTTCATGGCGTCCTGGACAAGATTACAAAAAAACTTACAGTGCCCAGAAGGAATTAGGTGGTGGAGTAGCCCTAGACTTGATACATGAAATTGATCTTGTAAGGTGGATCTTTGGAGATGTCTCTGAGGGGTACTTTGGCTCTACAAAAATAAGCGATTTAGAGTTAGATGTTGAAGATACTGCCTATGGTATATGGAAATTAAAAAATGGAGCTCTCTGTGAGATTCATCTTGATTATTACAGGAAAATTCCAAAGCGTGAAATTGAAATAGTGACTGAAAACTCTGTAATACATGCTGATTTACTCAGTTCAAAGGTCAAAATTTGTGAAAAAACTGGTGAAGAAAAAACACACCATTTCGATTTTGATAGAAACGACATGTACATTGAAGAAATGGAATATTTCTTAGATATTATTGTTAATGGAGTTAAAAGTTTCAATGACACTCCCTTTGCTATTGAAACGCTTAAATATGCACTTTATATGAGAAATAATGCGGGAGTTGTAATTCAATGA
- a CDS encoding glycosyltransferase family 4 protein — protein sequence MKILVTSLPDLKKINVQRPHHLLKHLSQSHDVTVVCVNAWWLEESTDEIMRESLENLAFHYMDMGRKNTISQEILIKKSLKKLNIDPDSFDVLLNFNSLIAGYKVARSSRTPMVFDVCDDLVDWINVSSKVPGPLKPAGKKICSVMLQKNIKISRKITFSLKSLEESFNAPSEKSVIVPNGVDTETFKNMKNPGHGKKFIIGFVGFLGNWVDIETPFKALKELEDVEMIVVGGGDNLNHFKNMAEKLGVAEHVKFTGDVHYSQVPVYISQMDVCLLSFDSSVVSHSALPLKLFEYMACERPVVSSSLESVKEAVGDRVLYADTVEDMKNSIETLCNNEDLRIKLGNRGRTFVKENYSWNSICSKFEEVLKGVSDKDQVNLGKSQ from the coding sequence ATGAAGATACTTGTAACCTCCCTCCCGGACCTCAAGAAGATCAACGTGCAGAGACCACACCACCTCCTTAAGCATCTCTCACAAAGCCATGATGTAACTGTGGTTTGTGTCAATGCATGGTGGCTTGAGGAGAGTACAGATGAAATTATGAGGGAAAGCCTGGAAAACCTTGCATTCCACTACATGGATATGGGTCGGAAGAACACCATCTCCCAGGAAATACTCATAAAAAAGAGTCTGAAGAAGCTGAATATTGATCCAGACTCCTTCGACGTCCTATTAAACTTCAACAGCCTCATTGCAGGTTACAAGGTTGCAAGAAGCAGCAGAACACCCATGGTATTCGATGTATGCGACGATCTTGTGGACTGGATCAATGTTTCAAGCAAGGTTCCAGGACCACTTAAACCTGCAGGAAAGAAGATATGTTCTGTGATGCTCCAGAAAAACATCAAAATAAGTCGGAAGATAACCTTCTCATTAAAATCCCTTGAGGAATCCTTCAATGCACCATCAGAGAAATCTGTGATAGTACCCAATGGAGTGGACACTGAAACTTTCAAAAACATGAAAAACCCTGGGCATGGAAAAAAATTCATAATAGGGTTTGTTGGATTTCTTGGAAACTGGGTTGACATTGAAACTCCATTCAAGGCCCTGAAAGAACTGGAAGATGTTGAGATGATTGTTGTTGGTGGTGGGGACAACCTGAACCACTTCAAGAACATGGCAGAAAAACTGGGAGTTGCAGAGCATGTTAAATTCACAGGGGATGTTCACTACTCCCAGGTTCCAGTTTACATCTCCCAGATGGATGTATGTTTACTCTCCTTTGATAGTAGTGTGGTTTCACACAGCGCCCTTCCACTGAAGCTCTTCGAGTACATGGCCTGTGAAAGACCAGTTGTATCATCAAGTCTTGAAAGTGTGAAGGAGGCAGTGGGAGACAGGGTGCTCTATGCAGACACTGTGGAGGACATGAAAAACAGTATAGAAACCCTCTGCAACAACGAAGACCTGAGGATAAAGCTTGGAAACAGAGGCAGAACATTTGTGAAGGAAAACTACAGCTGGAACAGTATTTGCTCCAAATTTGAAGAGGTTTTGAAGGGTGTTTCAGACAAAGATCAGGTAAATTTAGGGAAATCACAGTAA
- a CDS encoding acylneuraminate cytidylyltransferase family protein, with product MRTLLTICARKGSKRVENKNLRNLMGKPLIAHTIETAKKWGKADRIIVSTDSEEIAKISREYGAEVPFMRPAELAKDTAPKIPVIKHVVEYLKNEEDEEFDLVVDLDPTSPLRTVEDIENAYNIMVDKKPVNLFSVCSARKSPYFNMVELDENEHAHLSKELKNPIFRMQDTPIVYEMNASIYIYWTQKLLEMENVITESSMIYEMPGERSIDIDSEVDFKMVEFFMTNKN from the coding sequence ATGAGGACATTATTAACGATCTGTGCTCGGAAAGGTTCAAAAAGAGTTGAAAATAAAAATTTAAGGAATTTAATGGGAAAACCTCTCATAGCTCACACGATTGAAACGGCTAAAAAATGGGGTAAAGCGGATAGAATAATTGTTTCAACAGATTCAGAAGAAATAGCAAAAATTTCCAGAGAATATGGTGCAGAAGTTCCATTTATGAGACCTGCAGAACTAGCGAAAGATACTGCTCCTAAAATACCAGTAATAAAACATGTTGTTGAGTACTTGAAAAATGAAGAAGATGAAGAATTTGATTTAGTGGTTGATCTTGATCCTACAAGTCCCCTTCGAACTGTGGAAGACATAGAAAATGCATACAATATAATGGTTGATAAAAAACCAGTTAACTTGTTTTCAGTGTGCAGTGCACGAAAAAGTCCTTACTTCAACATGGTTGAACTGGATGAAAATGAACATGCACATCTCTCAAAGGAGCTCAAAAACCCCATATTCCGAATGCAAGACACTCCAATAGTTTATGAGATGAATGCTTCTATATACATTTACTGGACTCAAAAACTGCTTGAAATGGAGAATGTGATAACTGAATCCAGTATGATCTATGAAATGCCAGGTGAACGTTCCATAGACATAGATTCTGAAGTTGATTTTAAGATGGTTGAGTTTTTCATGACCAACAAAAATTAA
- a CDS encoding PAS domain S-box protein yields MNKTREDLEGEVTRLEERVEYLEKELEASTENQDLIKNERMYRLLADSCPDVIYRISIPEGRYEYISPSCLKGCGRSQEEFYQKPLLIKEMLHPDWKDCFDRKWFNQLIENSASQTEYQIIHSSGDVLWVSQKDVVIKDDDGNPVSVQGIARNITHKKMVEEMEHRFSDIIENTRDAVVSNDLDGRVLSWNRGAEEVYGYTEREMMGKNVEIFTPPGCDYELPPILKKIEAGEVVRNYSTLGMRKDGSIINVSLTVSPIKNSQGNISGVSIISRDVTPEKRAEKELRESEKRYRLLVENAQVGILLINREGEVIDINPKFLEMAGSKSEEKSKKVNMLKSPRVMKSGFTGEFKRCLETGESISAERSYLSQWGKKTWSQFHLTPIKDDEGSVRNVLATFSDITYRKRMEEAIKESEEKFREVFNNANDAVYLHEVVEGMPGRYIEVNDVACSMLGYKREKLLEMTPENISSKKEDEIRSIIMELLRDGSKTFESEHLTCSGGRISVEVSSHTFKLQNRMVVVSVARDISQWKAAEKLVKDSLREKELLLKEVHHRVKNNLMVISSILNLQSRYIDDEEARSMMRDSQSRARSMAIIHEKLYSCKDLKRINFGEYIESITEDLFNTYSTTSRVSLNMDVDYLMLDINTSLPLGLIVNELVSNSLKYAFPDDRNGCVTVRFHRDHDTYILEVGDDGVGLPEDLDIVHAESMGMELISSFIQQLKGEMELRRRNGTWFRIRFKEGKFSASE; encoded by the coding sequence ATGAATAAAACCAGAGAGGATCTGGAGGGCGAAGTCACCCGCTTAGAAGAGAGGGTGGAATATCTGGAAAAGGAATTGGAAGCTTCCACTGAAAACCAAGATTTAATCAAAAACGAGAGAATGTACAGGCTCCTGGCAGACAGCTGTCCTGATGTAATATACAGAATATCCATTCCTGAAGGGCGCTACGAGTACATCAGTCCTTCCTGCCTTAAAGGATGCGGTCGGAGTCAGGAGGAGTTTTACCAAAAACCTCTGCTCATAAAGGAAATGCTTCACCCTGACTGGAAGGACTGCTTCGATAGGAAATGGTTCAACCAACTCATTGAAAACTCAGCCTCCCAGACAGAGTATCAGATCATCCACAGTTCTGGAGATGTGCTCTGGGTGAGCCAGAAGGACGTTGTGATCAAAGATGATGATGGAAATCCAGTTTCAGTTCAGGGAATTGCCAGGAACATCACCCATAAGAAGATGGTAGAGGAGATGGAGCACAGGTTTTCGGACATCATTGAAAACACTCGAGACGCTGTGGTATCAAATGACCTTGATGGAAGGGTACTGAGCTGGAACAGGGGTGCGGAGGAGGTATATGGCTACACTGAAAGGGAGATGATGGGTAAAAACGTAGAGATATTCACCCCTCCAGGCTGTGATTACGAACTTCCCCCAATACTCAAGAAGATAGAGGCAGGGGAGGTGGTTCGAAACTACTCCACCTTGGGTATGAGAAAGGACGGTTCCATAATAAACGTTTCCCTCACAGTTTCGCCCATCAAGAACAGCCAGGGAAACATAAGCGGTGTTTCCATAATATCCAGGGATGTGACCCCTGAAAAAAGGGCTGAAAAGGAGCTTCGTGAAAGTGAAAAACGTTACAGGCTGCTTGTTGAAAACGCCCAGGTTGGAATACTTCTCATAAACCGTGAGGGTGAAGTGATTGACATCAACCCTAAATTTCTGGAGATGGCAGGTTCAAAGTCTGAGGAGAAGAGCAAAAAAGTTAACATGCTTAAATCTCCCAGAGTTATGAAATCAGGATTTACAGGGGAGTTTAAAAGGTGTCTTGAGACTGGTGAGAGTATCTCTGCAGAACGCAGTTACCTGTCCCAGTGGGGAAAGAAAACATGGTCCCAGTTCCACCTCACACCAATCAAGGATGATGAGGGTAGTGTAAGGAATGTTCTTGCAACCTTCTCAGACATCACCTACCGTAAAAGGATGGAGGAAGCCATTAAAGAGAGTGAGGAGAAGTTCCGTGAGGTTTTCAACAATGCCAACGATGCAGTTTACCTCCACGAAGTTGTTGAGGGAATGCCCGGCCGTTACATAGAAGTTAATGATGTTGCCTGTAGCATGCTGGGCTACAAACGGGAAAAACTCCTTGAAATGACCCCTGAAAATATATCTTCTAAGAAAGAAGATGAGATCAGATCCATAATCATGGAACTTCTCAGGGATGGGAGTAAAACCTTTGAATCGGAACACTTAACCTGTAGTGGTGGGAGGATATCTGTTGAGGTCAGCTCCCACACCTTCAAACTCCAGAACAGGATGGTTGTTGTTTCAGTGGCAAGGGACATCAGCCAGTGGAAGGCAGCTGAAAAACTCGTGAAGGATTCCCTCAGGGAGAAGGAACTCCTTTTGAAGGAGGTTCACCACAGGGTTAAAAACAACCTCATGGTTATCTCCAGTATTCTGAACCTCCAGTCCCGTTACATAGATGATGAGGAAGCCAGGAGTATGATGAGGGACAGTCAGAGCCGGGCCCGTTCCATGGCCATCATCCATGAAAAACTCTACAGCTGCAAGGATCTCAAACGCATAAACTTTGGGGAGTACATCGAGAGTATCACAGAGGATCTCTTCAACACCTACTCCACAACGAGCAGGGTTTCATTGAATATGGATGTGGATTACCTCATGCTTGACATAAACACGTCCCTTCCCCTGGGACTCATTGTCAACGAACTGGTTTCAAACAGCCTGAAGTACGCTTTTCCAGATGATAGGAATGGCTGTGTGACTGTGAGGTTCCACAGGGATCATGACACCTATATTCTGGAGGTTGGGGATGACGGTGTTGGATTACCTGAAGACCTGGACATTGTCCATGCTGAATCCATGGGAATGGAACTTATTTCAAGCTTCATACAACAGCTGAAGGGTGAGATGGAGTTAAGAAGGAGAAATGGAACCTGGTTCAGGATAAGGTTCAAGGAGGGCAAGTTCAGCGCATCTGAATGA
- a CDS encoding UDP-N-acetylglucosamine 2-epimerase — translation MKEALLFLENSLIANKNVTVENLLRSIEFKLFILPSIKRIKRDYSLKIYVQDQETRTMLEDHGYNCQMVDKNLFHMNKNQELMDLRVEVENWSKTCYRTSELQFKGVTIGETTQLEVSYLLQDLLDRVQGFESTIKGENADMVFIENPHSNDGRAIKTVCESLKIPTELVYSFYGKLKSDFIKRMIYIISNRNNLIATNLYKIGGGSESVESILLNAPYINFLRALMPVVNELRNKKDYNIYVMAREADINRYKDDYSFSQLELKKPGIKRMIMSPLRGKVKRYSSKLENPGSFKYNGADIWKYVADDLHHLNMGRLKVLYHLENFQKIMEDLNPKLVAVGDDRTSFVRAQLIQAIKRDIPVVEVQHGLYLPGGPMTDPISDKIFIWGEGTKPALMGAGAREDQLEVTGSPLYDSLISRIPDVKQDSEPKTILFATQPMATQSISDDTNLQVAQKIAGFLEKRKDLKLIVKPHPVENADYYRSALKSIPEDIVDVRDSREDIFQFLELADIVILMSSTVGIEAAIMDKPMICIKSKQSIYVEEGVALEAETPDEVLTRIGEILGDEDVNENLRENMKEFVMKYAYLQDGQASERIAQSIIQMIEK, via the coding sequence ATGAAGGAAGCGTTACTCTTTTTAGAAAACAGTTTAATTGCCAATAAAAACGTTACAGTTGAAAACCTTTTAAGATCCATTGAATTCAAACTCTTCATTCTACCATCAATTAAACGTATTAAGCGGGATTACTCCCTCAAGATCTACGTGCAGGACCAGGAAACCCGCACTATGCTGGAGGATCATGGATACAACTGTCAGATGGTTGATAAAAACCTTTTTCATATGAATAAAAACCAGGAACTCATGGATCTCAGGGTAGAAGTTGAAAACTGGTCCAAAACATGTTACAGAACTTCTGAACTCCAATTCAAAGGAGTTACTATTGGTGAAACAACCCAACTCGAAGTTTCATATTTATTACAGGACCTTCTTGACAGGGTTCAGGGTTTTGAATCCACGATAAAGGGAGAAAATGCTGATATGGTTTTCATTGAAAACCCCCACTCCAACGATGGAAGGGCAATAAAAACTGTCTGCGAATCCCTGAAAATCCCCACAGAATTAGTATACTCATTTTATGGTAAACTAAAATCTGATTTTATAAAAAGGATGATCTACATCATCAGCAACAGAAACAACCTAATTGCAACCAACCTCTACAAAATAGGGGGAGGATCTGAGTCAGTTGAAAGCATCCTATTAAACGCGCCCTACATAAACTTTTTAAGGGCGCTCATGCCTGTGGTTAATGAATTGAGGAATAAGAAGGATTACAACATCTATGTAATGGCCAGAGAAGCAGATATAAATAGATACAAAGATGATTATTCTTTTTCACAGCTGGAACTTAAGAAACCTGGAATAAAAAGGATGATAATGAGTCCTCTGAGGGGAAAGGTGAAAAGATACTCATCTAAACTTGAGAATCCAGGATCCTTCAAGTACAATGGTGCAGACATCTGGAAGTACGTGGCTGATGATCTTCACCACCTCAATATGGGACGTTTGAAGGTTCTCTATCACCTTGAAAACTTCCAGAAGATCATGGAAGATTTAAACCCAAAACTCGTTGCTGTGGGAGATGATAGAACATCCTTCGTCAGGGCCCAGCTCATACAGGCAATTAAAAGAGATATTCCTGTTGTTGAGGTTCAGCACGGACTCTACCTTCCAGGCGGCCCCATGACTGACCCCATCTCAGACAAAATATTCATATGGGGTGAGGGAACCAAACCAGCACTCATGGGGGCAGGGGCCAGGGAGGATCAGCTGGAGGTTACAGGATCACCCCTCTACGACTCATTGATATCAAGGATCCCTGATGTGAAGCAGGATTCTGAACCTAAAACCATACTCTTTGCAACCCAGCCCATGGCAACCCAGTCAATATCAGACGACACCAACCTGCAGGTTGCTCAGAAGATAGCTGGTTTCCTTGAAAAGAGGAAGGATCTTAAACTCATTGTAAAGCCCCATCCCGTTGAAAATGCAGATTACTACAGATCAGCCCTTAAATCCATTCCAGAGGATATTGTGGATGTCAGGGACAGTCGTGAGGACATATTCCAGTTCCTGGAACTTGCAGATATTGTCATACTCATGTCATCAACCGTTGGTATAGAGGCTGCAATAATGGACAAACCCATGATATGCATCAAATCCAAACAATCCATCTACGTGGAGGAGGGTGTTGCACTTGAAGCTGAAACCCCAGATGAAGTTTTAACACGAATAGGGGAGATACTTGGGGATGAGGATGTGAATGAGAATCTCAGGGAAAACATGAAGGAATTTGTGATGAAGTACGCCTACCTCCAGGATGGCCAGGCATCTGAGAGAATAGCCCAATCCATAATTCAGATGATTGAAAAATAA